The sequence GTTTCCATTTCCAACCATAGTTGTTAGTCCTAGTAATAATTCTCCAAGCATGATTATTGTATAAATTTCTATATTAATATATTTTTCTATAATAAAATTAAAAAATAAGTATTTTTTATGCTTCTTCTAAGAATTCCGAGGCCATATAAGGGTCTTGTCCTCTGCTTCTAACTCTATTATGTTTCTTAAATGTGCTGTGCATTATTTGGTTTTGTATTGCTTGTGTACAGTTATTTATTGCTTGTTTTGGACCTATTCCTTGCGTTTTTGCATGAAATATTCCCCTATCTGTTATTAATTTCATTATTGCCGCATATTCAGGTATTCCTCTTAGTTTGGCTTTCCCAGGTTTTAATGATATTTCCAAATCTGAATTTTTTGTTATGCCGTAGTTTTTGCCTAAAAAACTCTTTATGGTCTTATCAATCTCCATTATTTGATGATTATTTACTGTGTTGCCTGAACACCTTAGCCTGTATTCAGCTTCATTTTCAAAATTATTTTTTTCATAGAATAAATATGTCATATAAACACCCCCTATATTCCTATTGATTCTCCAAATATATAAGTTTTATCGAAGATATTTCTATTTTTGTTGTAATATTTCTAAATTTTTGTATTTTGGTTCAAAAGATTGATCTGGCACCCAAGATTCTTGTTTTATAACTTGTTTTATAGGAGAAAATTCATGCTTTACTTGCAATCTGTTAAGTTTCCTTTTCAAAGAAGCTATTTGAGAAAAATTTTCAAAAACTAATTCTAATATAAATCCGTTATAATGCCTATACATGTTGTTTATCTTATTTGAGTATTTCTCAACAACAAAATACGAATTTTTACCCTCTAAAAAAACAAAAACTCTTTTTAACTTAAGACTTTCAAAATCAACCAAAGACACCATTTTTTTAATAAATGTATTTTCAAAACTATGAAGCTTATAATAAAGATTCGTAGTCGGAATTTTTAACGTTCTAGCAAGTTTTGCTATAGAACTCCTAGAATTTTTCCTCATAGTCCTTATTATATTTAAATCCATATTCTTACCAAGGAATAACTATTTAATAAGGTCATCGCCTTAGAATTCGGAATAGTTTCGGAAAAAAATAAAAATTATTTGACGCGTTTATTTAAAATCTAAAAAAATAGTTGTTTAACTCGCGTTTAAAATCACTTATTAACTTGATTCTTATAGCCTCTGTTTTCAACACAATCAAAAACATTATCTAAGGTCACATTCAAAATTCTTTCAAGCGCCTCTCTAGTATAAAATGCCAAATGCGGAGTTACAATAACATTCTCCATATCCATTAATATATGGTCTTCCAACATATCTCTTAACTGTTCATTTGACAAAGTGGACTGAGACTTAATAAGATCTCTCTCTTCCTTAATTAAGACTTCTCCTTCTAAAACATCAAGACCTGCTCCTTTAATCTTTCCAGTTTGTAAACCACGAATAAGTGCTCCTTCCTCAACTATTGGACCTCTTGAAGTATTAATAATAATCATTCCAGTTTTCATTTTGCCTATAGAGTCATCATTAATCAAATGTTTAGTTGATTCGAGCAAAGGAACATGAATCGTTATGACATCAGATCTTTTATACAATTCATCAAGAGAAACATATTCAAAACCTAACTCTTTATCCAAACCATTTTTTGGAAAAGCATCATAAGCAACAACATTCATTCCAAAACCATTAGCAATCCTAATAGAACACTGACCAATTCTCCCAGTACCAATAACGCCAATAGTCTTGCCTTTCAAATCAAAACCCATTAAACCATTAAAAGTAAAATCTCCTTGCAAAGTTCTAATATATCCTTTATGAATATTCTTAGATAAATTCAACAACAAACCAAACGCATGTTCTGCAACAGTATTATCACCATAAGCAGGAACGCTACATACAGGAATTCCTTTTTCTTTACAATAAGCAACATCAATATGATCAAAACCGGTGCTCATAGTAGCGATCATTTTCAAATTAGAAAATTTATCGATAATCTCCTTAGAAAACTTAGAATAAATAAACCCAACAGCGACCTCTATATCCTTAATTTCTTCAAAAGGAACCTCTGATAAAGGTACAGTATAATAATTTACCTCATGATTATGAATTCTCTGCGCTAAATAACCTTTTTCCCATTCTTCCAATTCAAAGAAAGCAACCTTCATATAAACACCTCTTTTTATAAGCTAAGCAACACGTTATTTAAATAAGTTTCTTTCCTGTTTTTTTATCAAAAATATGAATGCAATTAACAGGACAACACTGCGCAGCTTCCAAATTATTATCTAATTCATCAACTTCCTTAATAAAAACTTGATCGCCTTCCTTAACATCTACTAATCCGCCAATCAAATCAGCTTTATCACCAGCTTGCTTCCAACTTCCAGGCTCGGCAGCTAAACAAGCAAACGCGCCAATACATTCCTTCTTATGATAAACAATTCTATACCTTTTTCCTTCATAATTTTTCTCTGTCATTTAATCACCTAAATTAAGCACCTAAAAGCTTAACAATCATTTCTCTAAATTCAGTTGCGGCGTGAGGACCATTTGCAGTAACTAAATTACCATCAACCACAACATTCTTCTCAATAAAAACAACATTGTGCTTCCTAAACATTTCTTTAGCTTCAGAAGATGGATAAACAGTACAAGTTCTACCATCAATCACACCAAAACTAGCAAGAACCATAGGCCCTAAGCAAATAGCACCAAAAACTCTTTCATTATTATTCATAAAACTCATTAAGTCTCTTATCTTAGAATAACTCATTAAGGAAGGACTGTCAGGTCCACCTACAATGAAAGCACCAGCATAATCCTCAAATACAACTTCATCTATAGAAACAAAAGACTCAACAACTAAACCTTTGGACCCCTGACACTTGCCCTTTTTAGGACTAGCAATAACGACTTTGAATCCAGAATTCACCAAAATATTTTTAGGTTCCGTTAACTCCTCATCCCTAAAACCATTTTGGGAAATAATCATCAAAATTTTCATAAAACCACTCTCCAAAAAATTTATTAACAAACCTAAAAAAAATAAAAGCCTCAGCAGTTACTCGTTCTCATCACAATTCAGCCGGGAATAACTTCATCATCGACACAAATAAGGATTTGTGACTTTTCAAAAAATAAAATGAAAAAAACCCTAATAAATTATAGTATGTGTCTCTTCTTTAAATAAATTATTACTCCAGCACCCAAACCCGCAACAACCAAAATAACGCCCACTATGTAAACATAAACAGGAACTTTTTTCTTTAAAGGCTTAATAACTGGTTCATTATCATTAACTGAAGGAAGACCTCCATTTTCACCAGAGTCATCCTCGTAACCATTATTAGTGCCGGAACTTTCACTAGAAGGAGCTTGGTACGTATTTACAGAGGCACCAGAACTATCTTCACCAGGCATATTACTTCCCTGATCACTATACTCAATATACGTACAAGACTCAACAGTCTCAGGCATACTGCTATTAACACCACAATTATTCAAATCATTACAATTCCTAGTTCTAATACCTTCAGAAGAACAAATAGAATACTTAGAACAAACCCAAACAGGATTACAAACTCCAGAACCCCCTCCGCCTCCGCCACCACTATTGCTGGCAACACAAACATTATTTGTACAAACATTACTACTGCACTCAGCACTAGCACAGCAAAATTCCCCTGCAGACAAAGAACCCATACTTACACAAACATCATTACAACAAGTTCCCTGGCTATTAGAACAAAGAGTTCCATTAGCCAAATCAACACAAGAATTACCAGTATCTTCAGACTCTTCACTAATACACACACCATTGCTACAAACACCAATTTCTTGGTATCCATCATTTAAAAGACCGCTATCACAAGGCTCTCCTTCTAAACCAACAGGGTCAACAGAACAAGAATCATAATAACTATCAGT comes from Candidatus Woesearchaeota archaeon and encodes:
- a CDS encoding hydroxyacid dehydrogenase, translating into MKVAFFELEEWEKGYLAQRIHNHEVNYYTVPLSEVPFEEIKDIEVAVGFIYSKFSKEIIDKFSNLKMIATMSTGFDHIDVAYCKEKGIPVCSVPAYGDNTVAEHAFGLLLNLSKNIHKGYIRTLQGDFTFNGLMGFDLKGKTIGVIGTGRIGQCSIRIANGFGMNVVAYDAFPKNGLDKELGFEYVSLDELYKRSDVITIHVPLLESTKHLINDDSIGKMKTGMIIINTSRGPIVEEGALIRGLQTGKIKGAGLDVLEGEVLIKEERDLIKSQSTLSNEQLRDMLEDHILMDMENVIVTPHLAFYTREALERILNVTLDNVFDCVENRGYKNQVNK
- a CDS encoding ferredoxin, producing the protein MTEKNYEGKRYRIVYHKKECIGAFACLAAEPGSWKQAGDKADLIGGLVDVKEGDQVFIKEVDELDNNLEAAQCCPVNCIHIFDKKTGKKLI
- a CDS encoding DJ-1/PfpI family protein yields the protein MKILMIISQNGFRDEELTEPKNILVNSGFKVVIASPKKGKCQGSKGLVVESFVSIDEVVFEDYAGAFIVGGPDSPSLMSYSKIRDLMSFMNNNERVFGAICLGPMVLASFGVIDGRTCTVYPSSEAKEMFRKHNVVFIEKNVVVDGNLVTANGPHAATEFREMIVKLLGA